One genomic segment of Arachis duranensis cultivar V14167 chromosome 4, aradu.V14167.gnm2.J7QH, whole genome shotgun sequence includes these proteins:
- the LOC107482901 gene encoding heavy metal-associated isoprenylated plant protein 7 produces the protein MGEEKKKEEEEEKKEESKKEEEEKKKNEEKKEEESPAEEIVLKVDMHCEACARKVAKALKGFQGVEEVSADSKGSKVVVKGKEADPMKVVERLQKKSGKKVELISPLPKPQQEEQGKKEEPPKKEEPQPPPQENKDQPPPVVTIVLKVRMHCEACAQGIQKRIRKIQGVESVETELGKDQVIVKGVIEAAKLVDEVYKRTKKHASVVKTEDEEKKEEEKKEEEKKKEEKEEQEKKEGEGEEKKEEEDDDDHNKFDIKRSEYWPSRSFVDYAYAPQIFSDENPNACSVM, from the exons ATGGGTGAA gagaagaagaaggaggaggaggaggaaaagaaagaagagagcaaaaaagaggaagaggagaagaagaaaaatgaagaaaagaaggaagaagagtcTCCAGCAGAAGAAATAGTACTTAAGGTTGATATGCATTGTGAAGCTTGTGCAAGGAAAGTTGCTAAAGCATTGAAAGGCTTTCAAG GAGTGGAGGAGGTGAGTGCAGATAGCAAGGGGAGCAAAGTGGTGGTGAAAGGAAAGGAAGCAGACCCCATGAAAGTGGTTGAGAGGCTTCAAAAGAAAAGTGGTAAAAAAGTGGAGCTCATTTCACCTTTGCCTAaacctcaacaagaagaacagggaaaaaaggaagaaccacccaaaaaAGAAGAACCTCAGCCGCCACCTCAAGAGAACAAAGATCAG CCCCCTCCAGTGGTAACAATAGTCCTCAAAGTGCGTATGCATTGTGAAGCATGTGCTCAAGGTATACAAAAGCGTATCCGTAAGATTCAAG GAGTTGAGTCGGTGGAAACAGAATTAGGAAAAGATCAAGTGATAGTAAAGGGTGTGATTGAAGCTGCAAAGCTTGTTGATGAAGTGTACAAGAGGACCAAGAAGCATGCTTCTGTTGTGAAGACTGAAGACgaggaaaagaaggaagaagagaagaaagaggaggagaagaaaaaagaagagaaagaagaacaagagaaaaaagaaggtgaaggagaagaaaagaaagaagaagaagatgatgatgatcataATAAGTTTGACATCAAGAGGAGTGAATATTGGCCATCAAGATCCTTTGTTGACTATGCATATGCTCCTCAAATTTTCAGTGATGAGAACCCAAATGCATGTTCTGTAATGTAG
- the LOC107482902 gene encoding SNF1-related protein kinase regulatory subunit beta-2 isoform X2, with product MHTRCLMQSHKVPVVPLQRPDEMQVPSPSWMQTTSGYEDVDSELGIPTMITWIYDGKEVAVEGSWDNWKTRMPLQRSGKDFTIMKVLPSGVYQFRFIVDGQWRYAPDLPWAQDDAGITYNVLDLQDYVPEDIGSISGFEPPKSPDSSYNNLQLSSEDYAKEPPLVPPFLQMTLLNVPSTNMEIQPPISRPQHVVLNHLYMQKGKGSPSVVALGTTHRFLAKYVTVVLYKSLQR from the exons ATGCACACTAGGTGTTTGATGCAAAGCCACAAG GTCCCGGTGGTTCCACTTCAAAGACCTGATGAGATGCAAGTTCCAAGTCCTTCCTGGATGCAAACTACTTCAGGGTATGAAGATGTGGACAGTGAACTTGGTATTCCAACAATGATTACTTGGATTTATGATGGCAAAGAAGTAGCTGTGGAGGGATCATGGGATAATTGGAAAACAAG AATGCCTTTGCAGAGATCGGGAAAGGACTTCACAATTATGAAGGTACTACCTTCCGGTGTTTATCAATTCAGATTTATTGTGGATGGACAGTGGAGGTATGCACCTGACTTGCCTTGGGCTCAAGATGATGCTGGGATTACTTACAATGTTTTAGACTTACAG GATTATGTTCCTGAAGACATTGGAAGCATTTCTGGTTTTGAACCTCCTAAATCACCAGACTCTAGTTATAACAACTTACAACTTAGTTCCGAAGATTACGCGAAGGAACCGCCATTGGTTCCTCCATTCTTGCAAATGACACTTCTTAATGTTCCTTCAACAAATATGGAAATCCAACCTCCTATATCAAGACCTCAGCATGTAGTGCTCAATCATCTGTACATGCAGAAAGGAAAGGGCAGCCCTTCAGTAGTTGCGCTCGGTACAACTCATCGGTTTCTCGCCAAATATGTCACTGTAGTGCTGTACAAGTCTTTGCAGAGGTAG
- the LOC107482902 gene encoding SNF1-related protein kinase regulatory subunit beta-2 isoform X3, with protein MCYLFSFRVPVVPLQRPDEMQVPSPSWMQTTSGYEDVDSELGIPTMITWIYDGKEVAVEGSWDNWKTRMPLQRSGKDFTIMKVLPSGVYQFRFIVDGQWRYAPDLPWAQDDAGITYNVLDLQDYVPEDIGSISGFEPPKSPDSSYNNLQLSSEDYAKEPPLVPPFLQMTLLNVPSTNMEIQPPISRPQHVVLNHLYMQKGKGSPSVVALGTTHRFLAKYVTVVLYKSLQR; from the exons ATGTGCTATTTGTTCTCTTTTAGA GTCCCGGTGGTTCCACTTCAAAGACCTGATGAGATGCAAGTTCCAAGTCCTTCCTGGATGCAAACTACTTCAGGGTATGAAGATGTGGACAGTGAACTTGGTATTCCAACAATGATTACTTGGATTTATGATGGCAAAGAAGTAGCTGTGGAGGGATCATGGGATAATTGGAAAACAAG AATGCCTTTGCAGAGATCGGGAAAGGACTTCACAATTATGAAGGTACTACCTTCCGGTGTTTATCAATTCAGATTTATTGTGGATGGACAGTGGAGGTATGCACCTGACTTGCCTTGGGCTCAAGATGATGCTGGGATTACTTACAATGTTTTAGACTTACAG GATTATGTTCCTGAAGACATTGGAAGCATTTCTGGTTTTGAACCTCCTAAATCACCAGACTCTAGTTATAACAACTTACAACTTAGTTCCGAAGATTACGCGAAGGAACCGCCATTGGTTCCTCCATTCTTGCAAATGACACTTCTTAATGTTCCTTCAACAAATATGGAAATCCAACCTCCTATATCAAGACCTCAGCATGTAGTGCTCAATCATCTGTACATGCAGAAAGGAAAGGGCAGCCCTTCAGTAGTTGCGCTCGGTACAACTCATCGGTTTCTCGCCAAATATGTCACTGTAGTGCTGTACAAGTCTTTGCAGAGGTAG
- the LOC107482902 gene encoding SNF1-related protein kinase regulatory subunit beta-2 isoform X1, which produces MGNVNEREEMNGTHTGAEEEEQEGAESVVSDGAANLPSSDLMGHSPPASPRATHSPLMFTPQVPVVPLQRPDEMQVPSPSWMQTTSGYEDVDSELGIPTMITWIYDGKEVAVEGSWDNWKTRMPLQRSGKDFTIMKVLPSGVYQFRFIVDGQWRYAPDLPWAQDDAGITYNVLDLQDYVPEDIGSISGFEPPKSPDSSYNNLQLSSEDYAKEPPLVPPFLQMTLLNVPSTNMEIQPPISRPQHVVLNHLYMQKGKGSPSVVALGTTHRFLAKYVTVVLYKSLQR; this is translated from the exons atggGAAATGtgaatgagagagaagagatgaaTGGAACTCACACAggtgcagaagaagaagagcaagaagGTGCTGAGAGTGTTGTGAGTGATGGAGCTGCCAACCTTCCCTCTTCTGATTTAATGGGTCACTCCCCACCTGCTAGCCCTAGAGCCACTCATTCTCCATTGATGTTCACTCCTCAA GTCCCGGTGGTTCCACTTCAAAGACCTGATGAGATGCAAGTTCCAAGTCCTTCCTGGATGCAAACTACTTCAGGGTATGAAGATGTGGACAGTGAACTTGGTATTCCAACAATGATTACTTGGATTTATGATGGCAAAGAAGTAGCTGTGGAGGGATCATGGGATAATTGGAAAACAAG AATGCCTTTGCAGAGATCGGGAAAGGACTTCACAATTATGAAGGTACTACCTTCCGGTGTTTATCAATTCAGATTTATTGTGGATGGACAGTGGAGGTATGCACCTGACTTGCCTTGGGCTCAAGATGATGCTGGGATTACTTACAATGTTTTAGACTTACAG GATTATGTTCCTGAAGACATTGGAAGCATTTCTGGTTTTGAACCTCCTAAATCACCAGACTCTAGTTATAACAACTTACAACTTAGTTCCGAAGATTACGCGAAGGAACCGCCATTGGTTCCTCCATTCTTGCAAATGACACTTCTTAATGTTCCTTCAACAAATATGGAAATCCAACCTCCTATATCAAGACCTCAGCATGTAGTGCTCAATCATCTGTACATGCAGAAAGGAAAGGGCAGCCCTTCAGTAGTTGCGCTCGGTACAACTCATCGGTTTCTCGCCAAATATGTCACTGTAGTGCTGTACAAGTCTTTGCAGAGGTAG